In the genome of Sciurus carolinensis chromosome 3, mSciCar1.2, whole genome shotgun sequence, one region contains:
- the Ush1g gene encoding pre-mRNA splicing regulator USH1G isoform X1, whose product MNDQYHRAARDGYLELLKEATRKELNAPDEDGMTPTLWAAYHGNLESLRLIVSRGGDPDKCDIWGNTPLHLAASNGHLHCLSFLVSFGANIWCLDNDYHTPLDMAAMKGHMECVRYLDSIAAKQSSLNPKLVGKLKDKAFREAERRIRECAKMQRKHHERMERRYRRELAERSDTLSFSSLTSSTLSRRLQHLTLGNHLPYSQATLHGTAKGKTKIQKKLERRKQGGEGTFKVSEDGRKSVRSLSGLQLGSDVMFVRQGTYANPKEWGRAPLRDMFLSDEDSISRATLAAEPAHSEVSTDSGHDSLFTRPGLGTMVFRRNYLSSGLHGLGREDGGLDGAGTPRGRLHSSPSLDDDSLGSANSLQDRSCGEELPWDELDLGLDEDLEPETSPLETFLASLHMEDFAALLRQEKIDLEALMLCSDLDLRSISVPLGPRKKILGAVRRRRQALERPPALEDTEL is encoded by the exons ATGAACGACCAGTACCACCGGGCTGCCCGGGATGGCTATCTGGAGCTCCTCAAGGAGGCCACACGGAAGGAGCTGAATGCCCCCGACGAGGATGGCATGACCCCCACCCTCTGGGCTGCCTACCACGGAAACCTGGAGTCGCTGCGCCTCATCGTGAGCCGCGG CGGTGACCCAGACAAGTGTGACATCTGGGGCAACACACCCCTGCATCTGGCAGCTTCCAATGGCCACCTTCACTGCCTGTCCTTCCTGGTGTCCTTTGGGGCCAACATCTGGTGCCTAGACAACGACTACCACACGCCGCTGGACATGGCTGCCATGAAAGGTCACATGGAGTGCGTGCGCTATCTGGACTCCATAGCGGCCAAGCAGAGCAGCCTCAACCCGAAGCTGGTGGGCAAGCTGAAGGACAAGGCCTTTCGCGAGGCTGAGCGACGCATCCGGGAGTGCGCCAAGATGCAGCGCAAGCACCACGAGCGCATGGAACGGCGCTACCGGCGAGAGCTGGCGGAGCGCTCAGACACGCTCAGCTTCTCCAGTCTCACGTCCAGCACCTTGAGCCGCCGGCTGCAGCACCTGACGCTGGGCAACCACCTGCCCTACTCGCAGGCCACACTGCACGGCACCGCTAAGGGCAAGACCAAGATCCAGAAGAAGTTGGAGCGGCGCAAACAGGGCGGCGAGGGCACCTTTAAGGTCTCGGAGGACGGCCGCAAGAGCGTCCGCTCCCTCTCAGGCTTACAACTAGGCAGCGACGTGATGTTCGTGCGCCAGGGCACCTACGCCAACCCCAAGGAGTGGGGTCGCGCCCCGCTCCGGGACATGTTCCTCTCGGACGAGGACAGCATCTCCCGTGCCACGCTGGCGGCCGAGCCTGCCCACTCGGAGGTCAGCACCGACTCAGGTCACGACTCCCTGTTTACTCGCCCCGGCCTGGGCACCATGGTGTTCCGCAGAAACTACCTAAGCAGCGGGCTGCACGGGCTGGGCCGCGAGGACGGGGGCCTGGACGGGGCAGGCACGCCGCGGGGTCGGCTGCATAGCTCCCCGAGCCTGGACGATGACAGCCTGGGCAGTGCCAACAGCCTGCAGGACCGCAGCTGCGGGGAGGAGCTGCCCTGGGACGAGCTGGACTTGGGCCTGGACGAGGACCTGGAGCCCGAGACGAGCCCGCTGGAGACCTTCCTGGCCTCCCTACACATGGAGGACTTTGCCGCCCTCCTGCGGCAAGAGAAGATCGACCTGGAGGCGCTAATGCTGTGCTCTGACCTCGACCTCCGCAGCATCAGTGTCCCGCTGGGGCCGCGCAAGAAGATCCTGGGGGCGGTGCGGAGGCGGAGGCAGGCGCTGGAGCGCCCACCAGCCCTAGAAGACACAGAGTT ATAA
- the Otop2 gene encoding proton channel OTOP2 isoform X1, with the protein MDHVSGTERFMELSSRCCKSPCPLRYKAPVHPGVGERRRSLPPDPQFRVGSWPSQVAVYDTDVFALLTAMMLLTVLWILFYLLRTVRCPDAVPYRDTHAGPIWLRGGLVLFGICTLVMDVFKTGYYSSFFECQSAIKILHPLIQAVFVIVQTYFLWVSAKDCIHVHLDLTRCGLMFTLTTNLAIWMAAVVDESVHQAHSYSSSHGNGSTGHTRLAPDPERAGSTVGGDPCPCDTTICQIFQQGYFYLYPFNIEYSLFASTMLYVMWKNVGRLLASPSGHSHSPSHVSLFRETFFAGPILGLMLFMVGLAVFIIYEVQVSGEAGRTQQALVTYYSFNIVCLGLMTLVSLSGSVIYRFDRRVMDHHKNPTRTLDVGLLMGAALGQYAISYYSIVAVVVGTPRDLLGALNLTHALLMIAQHTFQNVFIIESLHRGPPGAELHETLPKEPCQGLTFANLDALHTLPACPPTPGLVSPSPDGPQEAEATILVPRGHWRRRCLKDISLFLLLCNVILWIMPAFGARPHFSNTVEVDFYGYSLWAAIVNICLPFGIFYRMHAVSSLLEVYVLS; encoded by the exons ATGGATCATGTGAGTGGGACTGAGAGGTTTATGGAGCTGAGCTCCCGCTGCTGTAAATCACCCTGTCCTCTTCGATATAAAGCACCCGTCCATCCCGGCGTGGGAGAGAGGAGACGCTCGCTGCCCCCTGACCCCCAGTTCCGCGTGGGCTCCTGGCCCAGTCAG GTGGCAGTGTATGACACCGACGTGTTTGCGCTGCTCACCGCCATGATGCTACTGACGGTACTCTGGATCCTCTTCTACCTCCTGCGCACTGTGCGCTGCCCCGACGCAGTGCCCTACCGCGACACTCATGCTGGCCCCATCTGGCTCCGAG GTGGGTTGGTGCTATTTGGAATCTGCACCCTTGTCATGGATGTCTTCAAGACCGGCTACTACTCCAGTTTCTTTGAGTGCCAGTCAGCCATCAAGATCCTGCACCCCCTCATCCAGGCTGTATTTGTCATTGTCCAG ACTTACTTCCTCTGGGTCTCCGCTAAAGACTGCATTCATGTCCACCTGGATCTGACTCG GTGTGGGCTCATGTTCACACTCACCACCAACCTGGCCATCTGGATGGCGGCTGTGGTGGATGAATCCGTGCACCAGGCTCACTCCTACAGCAGTTCTCACGGCAACGGCAGCACCGGCCACACCCGCCTCGCCCCTGACC CGGAGCGTGCAGGCAGCACCGTCGGAGGAGACCCCTGCCCCTGCGACACGACCATCTGCCAGATCTTCCAGCAGGGGTACTTCTACCTGTATCCTTTCAACATCGAATACAGCCTCTTCGCCTCCACCATGCTCTACGTCATGTGGAAGAATGTGGGCAGGCTGCTGGCCTCCCCCAGtggccacagccacagcccatcCCATGTCAGCCTATTCCGAGAGACGTTTTTTGCTGGCCCGATCCTGGGCCTGATGCTCTTCATGGTGGGGCTGGCTGTCTTCATCATCTACGAGGTCCAAGTGAGTGGGGAGGCGGGCCGCACCCAGCAGGCCCTGGTCACCTACTACAGCTTCAACATCGTCTGTCTGGGGCTCATGACTTTGGTCAGCCTGAGTGGCTCAGTCATCTACCGTTTTGACCGTCGGGTCATGGACCACCATAAGAACCCCACACGCACACTGGACGTGGGGCTGTTGATGGGCGCCGCCCTGGGCCAGTATGCTATTTCCTACTACTCCATTGTGGCTGTGGTGGTGGGCACGCCCAGGGACCTGCTGGGGGCACTGAACCTGACCCATGCTCTGCTCATGATAGCCCAGCACACCTTCCAGAACGTGTTCATCATTGAGAGCCTCCACCGGGGACCACCTGGGGCTGAACTTCACGAAACCCTCCCCAAAGAGCCCTGCCAAGGCCTTACCTTTGCCAACCTGGATGCCCTCCACACCTTGCCTGCCTGCCCACCCACCCCAGGGCTGGTCAGCCCCAGCCCAGATGGccctcaggaagcagaggccacCATCTTGGTCCCTAGGGGCCACTGGAGACGCCGGTGCCTCAAAGACATCTCTCTGTTTCTCCTGCTCTGCAATGTCATT CTGTGGATCATGCCAGCCTTCGGGGCCCGTCCTCACTTCAGCAACACTGTGGAGGTGGACTTCTACGGCTACTCTCTCTGGGCGGCCATCGTCAACATCTGCCTGCCTTTTGGAATCTTCTACCGCATGCATGCTGTCTCCAGCCTACTGGAGGTCTACGTGCTGTCCTGA
- the Ush1g gene encoding pre-mRNA splicing regulator USH1G isoform X2, translated as MNDQYHRAARDGYLELLKEATRKELNAPDEDGMTPTLWAAYHGNLESLRLIVSRGGDPDKCDIWGNTPLHLAASNGHLHCLSFLVSFGANIWCLDNDYHTPLDMAAMKGHMECVRYLDSIAAKQSSLNPKLVGKLKDKAFREAERRIRECAKMQRKHHERMERRYRRELAERSDTLSFSSLTSSTLSRRLQHLTLGNHLPYSQATLHGTAKGKTKIQKKLERRKQGGEGTFKVSEDGRKSVRSLSGLQLGSDVMFVRQGTYANPKEWGRAPLRDMFLSDEDSISRATLAAEPAHSEVSTDSGHDSLFTRPGLGTMVFRRNYLSSGLHGLGREDGGLDGAGTPRGRLHSSPSLDDDSLGSANSLQDRSCGEELPWDELDLGLDEDLEPETSPLETFLASLHMEDFAALLRQEKIDLEALMLCSDLDLRSISVPLGPRKKILGAVRRRRQALERPPALEDTEL; from the exons ATGAACGACCAGTACCACCGGGCTGCCCGGGATGGCTATCTGGAGCTCCTCAAGGAGGCCACACGGAAGGAGCTGAATGCCCCCGACGAGGATGGCATGACCCCCACCCTCTGGGCTGCCTACCACGGAAACCTGGAGTCGCTGCGCCTCATCGTGAGCCGCGG CGGTGACCCAGACAAGTGTGACATCTGGGGCAACACACCCCTGCATCTGGCAGCTTCCAATGGCCACCTTCACTGCCTGTCCTTCCTGGTGTCCTTTGGGGCCAACATCTGGTGCCTAGACAACGACTACCACACGCCGCTGGACATGGCTGCCATGAAAGGTCACATGGAGTGCGTGCGCTATCTGGACTCCATAGCGGCCAAGCAGAGCAGCCTCAACCCGAAGCTGGTGGGCAAGCTGAAGGACAAGGCCTTTCGCGAGGCTGAGCGACGCATCCGGGAGTGCGCCAAGATGCAGCGCAAGCACCACGAGCGCATGGAACGGCGCTACCGGCGAGAGCTGGCGGAGCGCTCAGACACGCTCAGCTTCTCCAGTCTCACGTCCAGCACCTTGAGCCGCCGGCTGCAGCACCTGACGCTGGGCAACCACCTGCCCTACTCGCAGGCCACACTGCACGGCACCGCTAAGGGCAAGACCAAGATCCAGAAGAAGTTGGAGCGGCGCAAACAGGGCGGCGAGGGCACCTTTAAGGTCTCGGAGGACGGCCGCAAGAGCGTCCGCTCCCTCTCAGGCTTACAACTAGGCAGCGACGTGATGTTCGTGCGCCAGGGCACCTACGCCAACCCCAAGGAGTGGGGTCGCGCCCCGCTCCGGGACATGTTCCTCTCGGACGAGGACAGCATCTCCCGTGCCACGCTGGCGGCCGAGCCTGCCCACTCGGAGGTCAGCACCGACTCAGGTCACGACTCCCTGTTTACTCGCCCCGGCCTGGGCACCATGGTGTTCCGCAGAAACTACCTAAGCAGCGGGCTGCACGGGCTGGGCCGCGAGGACGGGGGCCTGGACGGGGCAGGCACGCCGCGGGGTCGGCTGCATAGCTCCCCGAGCCTGGACGATGACAGCCTGGGCAGTGCCAACAGCCTGCAGGACCGCAGCTGCGGGGAGGAGCTGCCCTGGGACGAGCTGGACTTGGGCCTGGACGAGGACCTGGAGCCCGAGACGAGCCCGCTGGAGACCTTCCTGGCCTCCCTACACATGGAGGACTTTGCCGCCCTCCTGCGGCAAGAGAAGATCGACCTGGAGGCGCTAATGCTGTGCTCTGACCTCGACCTCCGCAGCATCAGTGTCCCGCTGGGGCCGCGCAAGAAGATCCTGGGGGCGGTGCGGAGGCGGAGGCAGGCGCTGGAGCGCCCACCAGCCCTAGAAGACACAGAGTTGTGA
- the Otop2 gene encoding proton channel OTOP2 isoform X2 translates to MSEELTSVPKESPPAPRASPREVWKKGGRLLSVLLAVNVLLLASTLISGGAFNKVAVYDTDVFALLTAMMLLTVLWILFYLLRTVRCPDAVPYRDTHAGPIWLRGGLVLFGICTLVMDVFKTGYYSSFFECQSAIKILHPLIQAVFVIVQTYFLWVSAKDCIHVHLDLTRCGLMFTLTTNLAIWMAAVVDESVHQAHSYSSSHGNGSTGHTRLAPDPERAGSTVGGDPCPCDTTICQIFQQGYFYLYPFNIEYSLFASTMLYVMWKNVGRLLASPSGHSHSPSHVSLFRETFFAGPILGLMLFMVGLAVFIIYEVQVSGEAGRTQQALVTYYSFNIVCLGLMTLVSLSGSVIYRFDRRVMDHHKNPTRTLDVGLLMGAALGQYAISYYSIVAVVVGTPRDLLGALNLTHALLMIAQHTFQNVFIIESLHRGPPGAELHETLPKEPCQGLTFANLDALHTLPACPPTPGLVSPSPDGPQEAEATILVPRGHWRRRCLKDISLFLLLCNVILWIMPAFGARPHFSNTVEVDFYGYSLWAAIVNICLPFGIFYRMHAVSSLLEVYVLS, encoded by the exons ATGTCTGAGGAGCTGACCTCAGTCCCCAAGGAGAGCCCGCCTGCGCCGCGGGCCAGCCCCCGCGAGGTGTGGAAGAAGGGCGGGCGCCTGCTGTCGGTGCTGCTGGCGGTGAACGTGCTGCTGCTCGCCAGCACGCTCATCAGTGGGGGTGCCTTCAACAAGGTGGCAGTGTATGACACCGACGTGTTTGCGCTGCTCACCGCCATGATGCTACTGACGGTACTCTGGATCCTCTTCTACCTCCTGCGCACTGTGCGCTGCCCCGACGCAGTGCCCTACCGCGACACTCATGCTGGCCCCATCTGGCTCCGAG GTGGGTTGGTGCTATTTGGAATCTGCACCCTTGTCATGGATGTCTTCAAGACCGGCTACTACTCCAGTTTCTTTGAGTGCCAGTCAGCCATCAAGATCCTGCACCCCCTCATCCAGGCTGTATTTGTCATTGTCCAG ACTTACTTCCTCTGGGTCTCCGCTAAAGACTGCATTCATGTCCACCTGGATCTGACTCG GTGTGGGCTCATGTTCACACTCACCACCAACCTGGCCATCTGGATGGCGGCTGTGGTGGATGAATCCGTGCACCAGGCTCACTCCTACAGCAGTTCTCACGGCAACGGCAGCACCGGCCACACCCGCCTCGCCCCTGACC CGGAGCGTGCAGGCAGCACCGTCGGAGGAGACCCCTGCCCCTGCGACACGACCATCTGCCAGATCTTCCAGCAGGGGTACTTCTACCTGTATCCTTTCAACATCGAATACAGCCTCTTCGCCTCCACCATGCTCTACGTCATGTGGAAGAATGTGGGCAGGCTGCTGGCCTCCCCCAGtggccacagccacagcccatcCCATGTCAGCCTATTCCGAGAGACGTTTTTTGCTGGCCCGATCCTGGGCCTGATGCTCTTCATGGTGGGGCTGGCTGTCTTCATCATCTACGAGGTCCAAGTGAGTGGGGAGGCGGGCCGCACCCAGCAGGCCCTGGTCACCTACTACAGCTTCAACATCGTCTGTCTGGGGCTCATGACTTTGGTCAGCCTGAGTGGCTCAGTCATCTACCGTTTTGACCGTCGGGTCATGGACCACCATAAGAACCCCACACGCACACTGGACGTGGGGCTGTTGATGGGCGCCGCCCTGGGCCAGTATGCTATTTCCTACTACTCCATTGTGGCTGTGGTGGTGGGCACGCCCAGGGACCTGCTGGGGGCACTGAACCTGACCCATGCTCTGCTCATGATAGCCCAGCACACCTTCCAGAACGTGTTCATCATTGAGAGCCTCCACCGGGGACCACCTGGGGCTGAACTTCACGAAACCCTCCCCAAAGAGCCCTGCCAAGGCCTTACCTTTGCCAACCTGGATGCCCTCCACACCTTGCCTGCCTGCCCACCCACCCCAGGGCTGGTCAGCCCCAGCCCAGATGGccctcaggaagcagaggccacCATCTTGGTCCCTAGGGGCCACTGGAGACGCCGGTGCCTCAAAGACATCTCTCTGTTTCTCCTGCTCTGCAATGTCATT CTGTGGATCATGCCAGCCTTCGGGGCCCGTCCTCACTTCAGCAACACTGTGGAGGTGGACTTCTACGGCTACTCTCTCTGGGCGGCCATCGTCAACATCTGCCTGCCTTTTGGAATCTTCTACCGCATGCATGCTGTCTCCAGCCTACTGGAGGTCTACGTGCTGTCCTGA